Proteins from a genomic interval of Micromonospora sp. NBC_00389:
- a CDS encoding family 78 glycoside hydrolase catalytic domain encodes MRTTRRRAALSSLLVLLLGLTPMVVPGPATAAPAPALTATGLTTERATDPIGLDVAKPRLGWRIEATARGMLQESYQVRVATSPGRLGDADVWDSGRVRSRESTLVPYAGPQLRPRTRYAWQVRVWDAAGRASGWSAPASWETGVRGGDGWQADWIGMPSPTESWTDYTVQTTVRLERDAAGIYLRASGPANAYMWQFSSTGGSAKLRPHVRVNGAWTLLKEVPLGGVVPADKLTAPHTLRITAAGDTITTWVDGTQVDVTQSTAHRAGSVGLRTNGLETGVFSDFSVTSGSETLFAAPLTDGANPFGAGTATEGGLRVSGDTEAMLTALDANPLLRRGFRVDGKVARARIYATALGVYQLSLNGQRVGDHELAPGWTDYAKRVQYQTYDVTGQLRSGDNALGALLGDGWYAGSIAWFGSGIYGSRPHLSAQLLIDYTDGRSATIGTDGSWRATAGPFVQSDLIHGETYDARLLPAGWDRPGFDDSAWSPATVDDVDATDRIVAQVDPPVRVTQELPARALTQPTPGTWIFDLGQNMVGKVRLKVAGAAGATVRIRHAEVLNPDGTAYTANLRSARATDHYTLRGGGAEVYEPTFTFHGFRYVELTGYPGTPDLSSVTGLVMHTDGELTSEFETSNAMVNKLHSNITWGQRGNFLSIPTDTPARDERLGWTGDINVFANTATFNMDSLTFLTKWLQDLRDAQSANGAYPDVAPRACCGDGATGWADAGITVPYALWQRYGDTRVVEDHYASMVRYASWLESTSSGNLRTNAGPYLDWLNLDDPTPAGVVGTAYYAYSIRLLAQMAGALGKDADAARYTALSKDIAQAFVDEYVSADGTVQGDSQTGYVLAIGMGLLPDPVRAKAADRLVANVQRHDWHLSTGFLGTPDLLPALSDTGHLDVAYRLLLNDTYPSWGYEIAKGATTIWERWDSIKPDGSFGDVGMNSFNHYAYGAVGDWMYRTVAGIAPDAGNPGYSHLTFAPQPGGDLTSAKATYRSAYGSIGSDWALDERGDMRLRLTLPANTTATVRLPAPGRNAVTEGGRPAERADGVRFVRMDGTVAVYEIGSGSYSFAIDRVLGDLGDANDTARELVTLTDQLAGELGRPTAEYLRGRFGRLSAETTAARTAYLAGNSRSAAGDVHRALATAADTARWLRTQVAAGRLDQADADRFTVLLTRVDQRLSAASSTLVGAVVKLDLPVGERLPGEVVRATVAVANGGRDPLTGVTSDLRVPDGWTVTPVGKRATTVAPGGTVSHRYDLRIPAGQAPATWSVDGSASYRHRGGTATLPVAGTVVVAPTVQIVSAAPVPADVTPGAATTVGTVLRNRAGVRVTGQLAVTAPDGWRVAPASAGYDLAPGAETTVSTVLTAPVSVTQGPVEVTVATGATAAERRALTVPVRFDNPPPGAYDHVDLGDAASEQAHRLAASTYSATSSEAGLTRRYTDTTRPGGWFEFDLAVRPGEPFVLRAIETYDGPQLKDYEVVVDGVVAHTRSWQRTVGGAGTVSYQFVVDLPEATGDGAVRVRFRDTGVGYDPSIADVWATAVPAG; translated from the coding sequence ATGCGCACGACGCGGCGCCGCGCCGCACTCTCCTCGCTTCTCGTGCTACTGCTCGGCCTGACGCCGATGGTGGTGCCGGGCCCGGCCACTGCCGCCCCGGCCCCGGCGCTGACGGCGACCGGCCTGACCACGGAACGGGCCACCGATCCGATCGGGCTGGACGTGGCGAAGCCCCGCCTCGGCTGGCGGATCGAAGCCACCGCCCGGGGCATGCTCCAGGAGTCGTACCAGGTGCGGGTCGCCACCAGCCCGGGCCGGCTGGGTGACGCCGACGTCTGGGACAGTGGCCGGGTCCGGTCGCGGGAAAGCACCCTCGTCCCGTACGCCGGCCCGCAGCTACGACCACGGACCCGGTACGCCTGGCAGGTCCGGGTCTGGGACGCCGCCGGCCGCGCCTCCGGGTGGAGCGCGCCAGCGTCCTGGGAGACCGGCGTACGGGGTGGCGACGGCTGGCAGGCCGACTGGATCGGAATGCCGTCGCCCACCGAGTCGTGGACCGACTACACGGTGCAGACGACGGTACGGCTGGAACGCGACGCGGCCGGGATCTACCTGCGCGCCAGCGGCCCGGCGAATGCGTACATGTGGCAGTTCTCCAGCACCGGCGGCAGTGCCAAGCTGCGCCCGCACGTACGGGTCAACGGCGCCTGGACCCTGCTCAAGGAGGTGCCGCTCGGCGGGGTCGTACCGGCCGACAAGCTGACCGCACCGCACACCCTGCGCATCACCGCGGCCGGTGACACCATCACCACCTGGGTCGACGGCACCCAGGTCGACGTCACCCAGAGCACCGCGCACCGGGCGGGTTCGGTCGGCCTGCGTACCAACGGGTTGGAGACCGGCGTGTTCTCCGACTTCTCGGTGACCAGCGGCAGCGAGACCCTCTTCGCGGCGCCGCTCACCGACGGCGCGAACCCGTTCGGCGCGGGCACGGCCACCGAGGGCGGCCTGCGGGTCAGCGGCGACACCGAGGCCATGCTCACCGCGCTGGACGCGAATCCGCTGCTGCGTCGGGGCTTCCGGGTCGACGGCAAGGTCGCCCGAGCCCGGATCTACGCCACCGCGCTCGGTGTCTACCAGTTGTCGCTCAACGGTCAGCGGGTCGGCGACCACGAACTGGCACCCGGCTGGACCGACTATGCCAAGCGGGTGCAGTACCAGACGTACGACGTGACCGGTCAGCTCCGCTCGGGCGACAACGCTCTCGGCGCGTTGCTCGGCGACGGCTGGTACGCCGGCAGCATCGCCTGGTTCGGCAGCGGCATCTACGGCTCCCGGCCGCACCTGAGCGCGCAACTGCTGATCGACTACACCGACGGGCGCAGCGCGACGATCGGCACCGACGGCTCGTGGCGTGCCACGGCCGGGCCGTTCGTGCAGAGCGACCTGATCCACGGTGAGACCTACGACGCGCGGCTGCTGCCGGCTGGCTGGGACCGGCCCGGGTTCGACGACTCCGCCTGGTCGCCCGCCACCGTCGACGACGTCGACGCCACCGACCGGATCGTCGCCCAGGTCGACCCGCCGGTGCGGGTCACGCAGGAGTTGCCGGCCCGGGCGCTGACCCAGCCCACCCCCGGCACCTGGATCTTCGACCTCGGCCAGAACATGGTGGGCAAGGTCCGGCTGAAGGTCGCCGGCGCGGCCGGCGCCACGGTACGCATCCGGCACGCCGAGGTGCTCAACCCGGACGGCACCGCCTACACGGCCAACCTGCGTTCGGCCCGGGCCACCGACCACTACACGCTGCGCGGCGGCGGGGCGGAGGTCTACGAGCCCACGTTCACCTTCCACGGCTTCCGCTACGTCGAGCTGACCGGCTATCCGGGCACCCCCGACCTGTCCTCGGTGACCGGCCTGGTCATGCACACCGACGGGGAGCTCACCAGCGAGTTCGAGACCTCCAACGCCATGGTGAACAAGCTGCACAGCAACATCACCTGGGGACAGCGCGGCAACTTCCTGTCCATCCCCACCGACACTCCGGCCCGGGATGAGCGGCTCGGCTGGACCGGAGACATCAACGTCTTCGCCAACACCGCAACGTTCAACATGGACAGCCTGACGTTCCTCACCAAGTGGTTGCAGGACCTGCGGGACGCGCAGTCGGCCAACGGCGCCTACCCCGACGTCGCCCCCCGCGCCTGCTGCGGGGACGGCGCGACCGGATGGGCCGACGCCGGGATCACCGTGCCGTACGCGCTCTGGCAGCGCTACGGTGACACCCGGGTGGTCGAGGACCACTACGCGTCGATGGTGCGGTACGCGTCCTGGTTGGAGAGCACCAGCTCGGGCAACCTGCGGACCAACGCCGGCCCGTACCTCGACTGGCTCAACCTCGACGACCCGACGCCCGCCGGTGTCGTCGGCACCGCCTACTACGCCTACAGCATCCGGCTGTTGGCCCAGATGGCCGGCGCCCTCGGCAAGGACGCCGACGCCGCTCGGTACACGGCGTTGTCCAAGGACATCGCGCAGGCGTTCGTCGATGAGTACGTCTCGGCCGACGGCACGGTGCAGGGCGACAGCCAGACCGGGTACGTGCTGGCCATTGGCATGGGCCTCCTGCCGGACCCGGTGCGGGCCAAGGCCGCCGACCGGCTGGTCGCCAACGTGCAACGGCACGACTGGCACCTCTCCACCGGCTTCCTCGGCACTCCGGACCTGCTGCCGGCGCTCAGTGACACCGGGCACCTGGACGTCGCGTACCGGCTGCTGCTCAACGACACCTATCCGTCGTGGGGTTACGAGATCGCCAAGGGCGCGACCACGATCTGGGAGCGGTGGGACTCGATCAAACCCGACGGCAGCTTCGGCGACGTGGGGATGAACTCCTTCAACCACTACGCGTACGGCGCGGTGGGCGACTGGATGTACCGGACCGTGGCCGGCATCGCCCCCGACGCCGGCAACCCCGGGTACTCGCACCTCACGTTCGCCCCCCAGCCGGGTGGTGACCTCACCTCGGCCAAGGCGACGTACCGCTCGGCGTACGGGTCGATCGGCAGCGACTGGGCCCTCGACGAGCGCGGGGACATGCGGCTGCGCCTCACCCTGCCGGCGAACACCACGGCGACGGTACGCCTGCCGGCACCCGGGCGGAACGCGGTCACCGAGGGCGGCCGGCCGGCTGAGCGGGCCGACGGTGTGCGGTTCGTCCGGATGGACGGCACGGTCGCCGTCTACGAGATCGGGTCCGGCAGCTACTCCTTCGCCATCGACCGGGTGCTCGGCGACCTGGGCGACGCCAACGACACGGCACGGGAGCTGGTGACGCTCACCGACCAGCTCGCCGGTGAGCTGGGTCGACCGACGGCCGAGTACCTGCGGGGCCGGTTCGGCCGACTGTCCGCCGAGACGACGGCGGCGCGGACGGCGTACCTGGCGGGCAACTCCCGTTCCGCCGCCGGTGACGTGCATCGGGCCCTGGCGACCGCCGCCGACACGGCCCGGTGGCTGCGGACCCAGGTCGCGGCGGGTCGCCTCGACCAGGCCGACGCCGACCGGTTCACCGTGCTGCTCACCCGGGTCGACCAGCGGCTCTCCGCGGCGTCGTCGACCCTGGTCGGCGCCGTGGTCAAGCTCGACCTGCCGGTGGGGGAGCGGCTGCCCGGCGAGGTCGTACGCGCCACCGTCGCGGTGGCCAACGGCGGGCGGGACCCGCTGACCGGGGTGACCTCCGACCTGCGGGTGCCCGACGGCTGGACGGTGACCCCGGTCGGCAAGCGGGCCACCACGGTCGCGCCGGGCGGCACCGTCAGTCACCGCTACGACCTGCGGATCCCCGCCGGTCAGGCACCGGCGACCTGGTCCGTCGACGGCTCGGCCAGCTACCGCCACCGGGGCGGCACGGCCACCCTGCCCGTCGCGGGAACGGTCGTCGTCGCGCCGACGGTGCAGATCGTGTCGGCGGCCCCGGTCCCGGCCGACGTCACGCCGGGCGCGGCGACGACGGTCGGCACGGTGCTGCGCAACCGGGCCGGCGTGCGGGTGACGGGGCAGCTCGCCGTCACCGCGCCGGACGGCTGGCGGGTGGCCCCGGCCAGCGCCGGGTACGACCTCGCCCCGGGCGCGGAGACCACCGTGTCGACCGTCCTCACCGCGCCGGTGTCGGTGACGCAGGGGCCGGTGGAGGTCACGGTGGCCACCGGCGCCACGGCGGCCGAACGGCGTGCCCTCACGGTGCCGGTCCGGTTCGACAACCCGCCGCCGGGTGCGTACGACCACGTCGACCTCGGTGACGCGGCGTCCGAGCAGGCGCACCGTCTCGCGGCCTCGACCTACTCGGCCACCAGCAGCGAGGCCGGGCTGACCCGCCGGTACACCGACACGACCCGTCCCGGCGGCTGGTTCGAGTTCGACCTCGCCGTCCGGCCCGGCGAGCCGTTCGTGCTGCGGGCGATCGAGACGTACGACGGGCCGCAGTTGAAGGACTACGAGGTGGTGGTGGACGGGGTGGTGGCGCACACCCGCTCGTGGCAGCGCACGGTGGGCGGGGCTGGCACGGTCAGCTACCAGTTCGTCGTCGACCTGCCGGAGGCCACCGGCGACGGGGCCGTGCGGGTGCGGTTCCGGGACACCGGTGTCGGCTACGACCCGTCGATCGCCGACGTCTGGGCCACGGCCGTCCCGGCGGGCTGA
- a CDS encoding epoxide hydrolase family protein: MAVKTEARPDVGVRPFRVEVPEADLKALRARIAATRWPEKQTVDDQSQGVPLETSQALARYWEKEYDWRKVEARLNALPNFITEIDGLDIHFIHVRSKHEDALPLIVTHGWPGSVIEQLKIVGPLTDPTAHGADASDAFHLVIPSLPGFGFSGKPSTPGWGPERIAGAWIELMKRLDYTRFVAQGGDWGALITDVMGLQAPPELLGIHTNMPGIIPPDIDTLLQSDITGAGNALASLPSNLSDEEKRACEQLNFFWKHSAYAAMMGTRPETLTGFADSPIALASYMIDHDAASLELICQAFAGQPVGLTRDDVLDNITLFWLTNTGASAARIYWENKLSFFSAKGVSVPAAVSVFPDEMYQTPRSWAEQAYPNLIHFNKLDKGGHFAAWEQPQLLSEELRAAFRSLR, translated from the coding sequence ATGGCTGTCAAGACGGAAGCGCGACCGGACGTAGGGGTCCGGCCGTTCAGGGTGGAGGTCCCCGAGGCGGACCTCAAGGCGCTGCGTGCGCGCATCGCGGCCACGCGGTGGCCCGAGAAGCAGACCGTCGACGATCAATCGCAGGGCGTGCCGCTCGAAACGAGCCAGGCGCTCGCGCGCTACTGGGAGAAGGAGTACGACTGGCGCAAGGTCGAGGCGCGGCTGAACGCCCTGCCGAACTTCATCACCGAGATCGACGGGCTCGACATCCACTTCATCCACGTCCGATCCAAGCACGAGGACGCGCTGCCGCTCATCGTCACGCACGGCTGGCCGGGCTCGGTCATCGAGCAGCTGAAGATCGTCGGTCCGCTCACCGACCCGACGGCGCATGGCGCGGACGCGTCGGACGCCTTCCATCTGGTGATTCCATCGCTGCCCGGCTTCGGTTTCTCGGGCAAGCCGAGCACGCCCGGCTGGGGCCCCGAGCGCATCGCGGGCGCCTGGATCGAGCTGATGAAGCGCCTCGACTACACGCGATTCGTGGCCCAGGGCGGCGACTGGGGTGCGCTCATCACGGATGTCATGGGTCTGCAGGCGCCACCGGAACTGCTCGGCATTCACACCAACATGCCGGGTATCATTCCGCCCGACATCGATACGCTGCTCCAGTCCGACATCACCGGAGCGGGCAACGCGCTGGCCTCGCTGCCGTCGAACCTCTCCGACGAGGAAAAGCGGGCGTGCGAGCAGCTGAACTTCTTCTGGAAGCACTCCGCCTACGCTGCCATGATGGGGACGCGCCCGGAGACACTGACCGGATTCGCGGACTCGCCCATCGCTCTGGCGAGCTACATGATCGACCATGACGCCGCCAGCCTGGAGTTGATCTGCCAGGCCTTCGCCGGACAACCCGTCGGCCTTACGCGGGACGACGTCCTCGACAACATCACGCTCTTCTGGCTGACGAACACGGGAGCTTCCGCGGCTCGGATCTACTGGGAGAACAAGCTCTCCTTCTTCTCCGCCAAGGGCGTCTCTGTCCCGGCTGCCGTGAGCGTCTTCCCCGACGAGATGTATCAGACCCCGAGGAGTTGGGCGGAGCAGGCGTATCCCAATCTCATCCACTTCAACAAGCTCGACAAGGGCGGGCACTTCGCCGCCTGGGAACAGCCGCAACTTCTTTCCGAAGAGCTTCGCGCCGCCTTCCGGTCGCTTCGCTAG
- a CDS encoding NAD-dependent epimerase/dehydratase family protein, which produces MTVSALPTRVVVTGATGKLGRAVVAHLRAVGVDVLAVDRAGGRDPRDVDGEFLLVDLTDYGQVVEAFTGGADEHAGGVDAIVHLAAVPAPGLQSNATTFANNSAATYNVFAAARAAGIKRVVWASSETVLGLPFDTPPPYAPVDEEYAPRPESTYSLNKALEEEMARHFCRWDPELIMVGLRFSNVMDVEDYAPFPSFDADPQLRRWNLWGYIDARDGAQAVERALVHDQPGADVFIIANADTVMSRSSASLMAEVYPAVEVRKELGEHETLLSIDKARRVLGYEPRHSWRNHVNPT; this is translated from the coding sequence ATGACCGTTTCCGCACTGCCCACGCGCGTCGTCGTCACCGGTGCCACCGGCAAGCTCGGGCGCGCCGTCGTCGCGCACCTGCGCGCCGTGGGCGTCGACGTGCTGGCGGTCGACCGCGCGGGCGGACGCGACCCCCGTGACGTCGACGGCGAGTTCCTCCTGGTCGACCTCACCGACTACGGGCAGGTGGTGGAGGCGTTCACCGGCGGCGCCGACGAGCACGCCGGCGGCGTCGACGCGATCGTGCACCTGGCGGCGGTCCCGGCCCCCGGGCTCCAGTCCAACGCGACCACCTTCGCGAACAACTCCGCCGCGACGTACAACGTCTTCGCGGCGGCCAGGGCGGCGGGCATCAAGCGGGTGGTGTGGGCGTCGAGTGAGACCGTGCTGGGGCTGCCGTTCGACACCCCGCCGCCGTACGCGCCGGTCGACGAGGAGTACGCGCCGCGACCGGAGTCGACGTACTCGCTGAACAAGGCGCTGGAGGAGGAGATGGCGCGGCACTTCTGCCGCTGGGACCCGGAGCTGATCATGGTGGGTCTGCGGTTCTCCAACGTGATGGACGTCGAGGACTACGCACCGTTCCCCTCGTTCGACGCGGACCCGCAGCTGCGCCGGTGGAACCTGTGGGGCTACATCGACGCCCGCGACGGGGCCCAGGCGGTCGAGCGGGCGCTGGTCCACGACCAGCCCGGCGCTGACGTCTTCATCATCGCCAACGCCGACACGGTCATGAGCCGGTCCAGTGCCAGCCTGATGGCCGAGGTCTACCCGGCCGTCGAGGTCCGTAAGGAGTTGGGCGAGCACGAGACCCTGCTCAGCATCGACAAGGCGCGACGGGTGCTGGGTTACGAGCCCCGCCACTCGTGGCGGAACCACGTCAACCCGACGTAG
- a CDS encoding family 78 glycoside hydrolase catalytic domain — MLLAATTVVAVVLTGAPPALASRGHAPGAPVSLTVGDRSRPLNVEGVPRFGWLPRDADPGETQTAYRITVTATGGDRVWDSGKVASDQQSYVAYAGPALRPGAAYEWTVRTWDRTDRQSPPATGAFETGIADTQWEGASWIRRATTEADDYTLARIEVRPNASRVVRARAYTAADHTYELYLNGTRADRGTSFAYPGEDYYQAADVTRLVKAGKPLVIGARYHWYGSGQGRPTGARGLLVKLVVEHADGTREVYGTDGSWRVARDTQFVANAERRNGEGDRVERQDARAEVAGWMRPGYDDNAAGFTAAEVLGAHPTASSPHLIGQETRLTETSAAPVALRTAADGTVVADFGVVIPARPVVRFDAGVAGRTVDLRAGYTLTDTGRVATSTLESQGTAMSFPYLQKDGSQEFRAFTHLGFRYLEIPGAGEEISARDVSAVVVHTDVPAGREASFTSSNATLDAVWTMMKRSAIYSVQEAFVDTPTREKGQFLGDAANISYATMAAFGERDATQQAIREFLRSASRYWTAEADRGRYNAVYPNGDGKRDIPDYSLMFVDWVWRYWTETGDRELLAEAYPAIRDTAEYVLRHIPATGPTAGLVTDLSGGSGAYRYGIIDWPEPGRFGYDMTTAARTTINAQGVDVLRTTARMAEALGRPAEEVTAYDGRAADLTDAVNIALRAADGSYVDGLSATGERSGHAGQHATSYAIAHGLAPRVDLPALADHVASMGMKQGPMTAHWLLRALADADRPDAVLRLLTNPDDLGWANILAQGGTFTWEAWTLDPGSNFSQSHGWGAQAVVDVQETLLGVRTASPGAAVVDVVPPAVGLDRASGTVPTQRGPVRLDWRRTGAGLRVDLDVPVNATARVALPVTPGKSYRAAGPSKATFVGIEDGRAVFQVGSGRSSFHPVAGPAAQPR, encoded by the coding sequence GTGCTCCTGGCAGCGACGACGGTCGTGGCGGTCGTCCTCACCGGAGCCCCACCTGCGCTGGCATCCCGCGGCCACGCGCCGGGCGCACCGGTCTCGCTGACGGTCGGCGACCGAAGTCGCCCGCTCAACGTCGAGGGCGTCCCCAGGTTCGGCTGGCTGCCCCGGGACGCCGATCCCGGTGAGACGCAGACCGCGTACCGGATCACCGTTACCGCAACCGGCGGCGACCGGGTCTGGGACTCCGGCAAGGTCGCGTCCGACCAGCAGTCCTACGTGGCGTACGCGGGGCCTGCCCTGCGCCCGGGCGCGGCGTACGAGTGGACGGTCCGCACCTGGGACCGCACCGACCGGCAGTCCCCGCCCGCGACCGGCGCCTTCGAGACCGGCATCGCCGACACCCAGTGGGAGGGCGCGAGCTGGATCCGGCGCGCCACCACCGAGGCCGACGACTACACGCTGGCCCGCATCGAGGTACGCCCCAACGCCAGCCGCGTGGTCCGGGCCCGCGCCTACACGGCCGCCGACCACACCTACGAGCTCTACCTCAACGGCACGCGCGCCGACCGGGGCACCTCCTTTGCCTACCCGGGGGAGGACTACTACCAGGCCGCCGACGTCACCAGGCTGGTGAAAGCCGGCAAGCCGCTCGTGATCGGGGCGCGCTACCACTGGTACGGCAGCGGCCAGGGCCGCCCGACCGGTGCCCGTGGCCTGCTGGTGAAGCTGGTCGTCGAGCACGCCGACGGCACCCGGGAGGTGTACGGCACCGACGGCTCCTGGCGGGTCGCCCGGGACACGCAGTTCGTGGCGAACGCGGAGCGCCGCAACGGCGAGGGTGACCGGGTCGAGCGGCAGGACGCCCGCGCCGAGGTCGCCGGCTGGATGCGGCCCGGCTACGACGACAATGCCGCTGGCTTCACCGCCGCCGAGGTGCTCGGTGCACATCCGACCGCGTCGTCTCCGCACCTGATCGGGCAGGAGACCCGGCTGACCGAGACCAGCGCCGCGCCGGTCGCGCTGCGCACCGCCGCCGACGGCACGGTGGTCGCCGACTTCGGCGTGGTCATCCCCGCCCGTCCGGTCGTCCGGTTCGACGCCGGCGTGGCCGGGCGCACCGTCGACCTACGGGCCGGCTACACCCTCACCGACACCGGCCGGGTCGCCACGTCCACCCTGGAGTCTCAGGGCACCGCCATGAGCTTCCCCTACCTCCAGAAGGACGGGTCGCAGGAGTTCCGGGCCTTCACCCACCTCGGCTTCCGCTACCTGGAGATCCCCGGCGCCGGTGAGGAAATCTCGGCGCGCGACGTCTCCGCAGTCGTGGTGCACACCGACGTCCCCGCCGGTCGGGAGGCGAGCTTCACCAGCTCGAACGCGACCCTCGACGCGGTGTGGACGATGATGAAGCGGTCCGCGATCTACTCCGTGCAGGAGGCGTTCGTCGACACTCCCACCCGGGAGAAGGGCCAGTTCCTCGGCGACGCCGCAAACATCTCGTACGCCACGATGGCCGCCTTCGGCGAGCGCGACGCCACCCAGCAGGCCATCCGCGAGTTCCTCCGCTCGGCCTCCCGCTACTGGACCGCCGAGGCCGACCGTGGCCGCTACAACGCCGTCTACCCCAACGGCGACGGCAAGCGGGACATCCCCGACTACTCGCTGATGTTCGTCGACTGGGTGTGGCGGTATTGGACCGAGACCGGCGACCGGGAGTTGCTGGCCGAGGCGTACCCGGCCATCCGCGACACCGCCGAGTACGTGCTGCGCCACATCCCGGCCACCGGCCCCACCGCCGGCCTGGTCACCGACCTGTCCGGCGGGAGCGGCGCCTACCGCTACGGCATCATCGACTGGCCCGAACCCGGCCGCTTCGGCTACGACATGACGACCGCCGCCCGGACCACCATCAACGCTCAGGGCGTCGACGTGCTGCGGACCACCGCCCGGATGGCCGAGGCCCTCGGTCGGCCCGCCGAGGAGGTGACCGCGTACGACGGGCGGGCCGCCGACCTCACCGACGCGGTCAACATCGCGCTGCGCGCCGCCGACGGCAGTTATGTCGACGGGCTGTCCGCCACCGGCGAGCGCAGCGGCCACGCCGGGCAGCACGCCACGTCGTACGCCATCGCCCATGGGCTGGCCCCTCGGGTCGACCTGCCGGCGCTGGCCGACCACGTCGCGTCGATGGGCATGAAGCAGGGGCCGATGACCGCCCACTGGCTGCTGCGGGCGCTCGCCGACGCCGACCGGCCCGACGCGGTGCTGCGGCTGCTGACCAACCCGGACGACCTGGGCTGGGCGAACATCCTCGCCCAGGGCGGCACCTTCACCTGGGAGGCCTGGACCCTCGATCCCGGCAGCAACTTCAGCCAGTCGCACGGCTGGGGCGCGCAGGCGGTGGTCGACGTGCAGGAGACCCTGCTCGGCGTTCGCACCGCCAGCCCGGGAGCCGCGGTGGTCGACGTCGTCCCGCCCGCCGTCGGGCTCGACCGGGCGAGCGGCACGGTGCCGACCCAGCGCGGCCCGGTCCGTCTCGACTGGCGACGTACCGGCGCGGGCCTCCGCGTCGACCTCGACGTGCCGGTCAACGCCACCGCCCGGGTCGCGCTGCCCGTCACCCCCGGAAAGTCCTACCGGGCCGCTGGTCCGAGCAAGGCCACCTTCGTCGGGATCGAGGACGGTCGCGCCGTCTTCCAGGTGGGCTCCGGCCGGTCCAGCTTCCACCCGGTCGCCGGTCCGGCGGCCCAGCCCCGCTGA
- a CDS encoding glycoside hydrolase family protein yields MRGPGQGGADTGAVTRGNHAKRRRGLRSRLPLGATRVLWPISVAAVVAVLVIGVLVVVQPTGSAPAPAATQAVDARASTTPPASPPTATSPAGPATPTATPTTPTPKPTTARPAAPAAPGVTSKKKGVGVWTFDGVSQALANSTASWYYTWNVGHQGVTTPKGSEFVPMIWGAKSVTASNLQQAKRNGRQLLGFNEPDMGGQANMSVEQALELWPQLEATGLPLGSPAVAWGGDRPSEWLDRFMSGAKERGYRVDFIALHWYGGDFTTANAVNQLKSYLQAVHDRYRLPIWLTEFALIDFSNGVRFPSQAQQAAFLTAATRMLSGLTWLHRYAWFGLPATDKDQTGLFRTGSAATAVGRAYQSAR; encoded by the coding sequence ATGCGCGGACCCGGTCAGGGTGGAGCCGACACCGGAGCGGTGACCAGGGGCAACCACGCGAAACGTCGACGCGGGCTGCGCAGCCGCCTCCCGCTCGGCGCGACGCGTGTGCTGTGGCCGATCTCCGTGGCCGCCGTGGTCGCCGTACTGGTGATCGGGGTGCTCGTCGTGGTCCAACCGACCGGATCCGCACCCGCCCCGGCCGCGACGCAGGCGGTCGATGCCAGGGCATCGACGACCCCGCCGGCCAGCCCACCCACCGCCACCTCCCCCGCCGGCCCTGCGACCCCGACGGCGACCCCGACCACCCCGACGCCGAAGCCGACGACCGCGCGCCCGGCCGCCCCGGCGGCGCCCGGGGTGACCTCGAAGAAGAAGGGCGTCGGCGTCTGGACGTTCGACGGCGTCAGCCAGGCACTGGCCAACTCGACGGCCAGTTGGTACTACACGTGGAACGTGGGCCACCAGGGCGTCACCACCCCGAAGGGCAGCGAGTTCGTCCCGATGATCTGGGGGGCGAAGAGCGTCACTGCCAGCAATCTGCAACAGGCCAAGCGGAACGGTCGACAGCTGCTCGGGTTCAACGAGCCGGACATGGGCGGCCAGGCGAACATGAGCGTCGAACAGGCGCTGGAGCTGTGGCCGCAACTGGAGGCGACCGGCCTCCCGCTGGGCAGCCCGGCGGTGGCGTGGGGCGGGGACCGGCCCAGCGAGTGGCTGGATCGATTCATGTCCGGCGCGAAGGAACGCGGCTACCGGGTCGACTTCATCGCCCTGCACTGGTACGGCGGTGACTTCACCACCGCCAACGCCGTCAACCAGCTCAAGTCGTACCTCCAGGCGGTCCACGACCGCTACCGGCTGCCGATCTGGCTCACCGAGTTCGCCCTGATCGACTTCTCCAACGGCGTCCGCTTCCCGAGCCAGGCACAGCAGGCCGCGTTCCTCACCGCGGCGACCCGGATGCTGAGCGGGCTGACCTGGCTGCACCGGTACGCCTGGTTCGGCCTGCCCGCCACCGACAAGGACCAGACCGGGCTCTTCCGTACCGGCAGCGCAGCGACCGCCGTCGGCCGGGCCTACCAGTCCGCGCGCTGA